From one Lycium barbarum isolate Lr01 chromosome 6, ASM1917538v2, whole genome shotgun sequence genomic stretch:
- the LOC132599314 gene encoding senescence/dehydration-associated protein At4g35985, chloroplastic-like has translation MSSQNPTRPKLYPEVIDSDPPLSTNTRKSPSTSSMYPTIDMKDLAENLFPETETDQPNQDSNFVSLEQVIVKIPGAIVHLIDKERSIELASGDFEIVQLKQGDNVVAVLARIGDQIQWPLARDEAAVKLDESHYFFTLRAPSEANDKDEENLLNYGLTIASKGQKKVLKELDSALEKYSAFEVEKVKKDKGVVEKWWMAPKDVSPEEMEKKKDDMERSSAAYWTTLAPNVEDYSSSAARFIAAGSGQLVKGILWCGDVTVDRLKWGNDVLIKRMGKGSSSEISPEAMRRMKRVKKTTKMSEKVATGILSGVVKVSGFFTSPIVNSKAGQKFFSLLPGEIVLASLDGFNKVCDAVEVAGRNVMSTTSVVTTSLVQQRHGDQAAEMTREGFDAAGHAMGTAWAVFKIRKALNPKSAVKPTSVAKAAAQASLAKLKTKKK, from the exons ATGTCTTCTCAAAATCCAACTCGTCCCAAATTATACCCAGAAGTTATTGATTCAGACCCTCCATTGTCTACAAATACACGAAAGAGCCCCTCAACTTCTTCTATGTATCCAACTATAGACATGAAAGATCTAGCAGAAAATCTATTTCCAGAAACTGAAACCGATCAACCAAATCAAGACTCCAACTTTGTATCACTAGAACAAGTGATTGTCAAAATCCCAGGTGCAATTGTTCATTTAATTGACAAAGAACGTAGCATCGAACTTGCTAGTGGTGATTTCGAAATTGTTCAACTAAAACAAGGTGACAACGTTGTTGCTGTTCTTGCACGTATTGGTGATCAAATCCAATGGCCATTAGCAAGAGATGAAGCTGCTGTAAAGCTTGATGAATCTCACTATTTCTTCACTCTTAGGGCACCTTCTGAAGCAAATGATAAAGATGAAGAGAACTTACTCAACTATGGGTTAACAATTGCATCAAAAGGACAAAAAAAG GTATTAAAGGAGTTGGATTCAGCATTAGAGAAGTACAGTGCATTTGAAGTGGAGAAAGTGAAGAAGGATAAAGGGGTTGTAGAAAAATGGTGGATGGCTCCAAAGGATGTTTCACCAGAAGAAATGGAGAAGAAAAAGGATGATATGGAGAGGAGTTCTGCCGCGTATTGGACAACTTTGGCTCCGAATGTTGAGGATTATAGTAGTAGTGCTGCTAGATTTATTGCAGCCGGGTCGGGTCAATTGGTGAAGGGGATATTGTGGTGTGGGGATGTTACTGTGGATAGGTTGAAATGGGGAAATGATGTGTTGATTAAGAGGATGGGAAAAGGAAGTAGTTCTGAGATTAGCCCTGAGGCTATGAGAAGGATGAAAAG GGTGAAGAAGACGACAAAAATGTCAGAGAAAGTGGCAACTGGCATACTGTCAGGAGTAGTGAAGGTCTCTGGATTCTTTACAAGTCCTATTGTAAACTCAAAAGCTGGTCAGAAATTCTTTAGCCTTCTTCCAGGAGAAATTGTGCTTGCCTCCTTAGATGGATTCA ATAAGGTTTGTGATGCTGTTGAAGTGGCCGGAAGGAATGTGATGTCAACAACCTCAGTAGTGACAACTAGTCTTGTTCAACAGAG GCATGGTGACCAGGCTGCAGAGATGACACGTGAAGGATTTGATGCTGCAGGGCACGCTATGGGGACTGCCTGGGCTGTGTTTAAGATAAGAAAAGCACTTAATCCAAAGAGTGCTGTCAAGCCCACTTCAGTTGCAAAAGCTGCTGCTCAAGCTAGCCTTGCTAAGTTGAAGACCAAGAAGAAGTGA
- the LOC132599318 gene encoding proteasome subunit alpha type-7, with the protein MARYDRAITVFSPDGHLFQVEYAMEAVRKGNAAVGVRGTDTVVLGVEKKSTPKLQDSRSVRKIVNLDDHIALACAGLKADARVLVNKARIECQSHKLTVEDPVTVEYITRYIAGLQQKYTQSGGVRPFGLSTLIIGFDPHTGVPSLYQTDPSGTFSAWKANATGRNSNSTREFLEKNYKETSGQETVKLAIRALLEVVESGGKNIEVAVMTKEHGLRQLEEAEIDAIVAEIEAEKAAAEAAKKAPLKET; encoded by the exons ATGGCTAGATATGATAGAGCGATCACTGTTTTCTCGCCGGATGGCCATTTATTCCAAGTGGAATACGCAATGGAAGCAGTACGCAAAGGTAACGCAGCAGTTGGTGTACGTGGCACTGATACTGTTGTCCTTGGTGTCGAAAAGAAGTCTACTCCCAAGCTTCAGGACTCTAG GTCAGTAAGAAAGATAGTAAATCTAGATGATCACATTGCATTGGCCTGTGCTGGGCTGAAAGCAGATGCACGAGTCCTTGTGAATAAGGCACGCATTGAGTGTCAGAGTCATAAGCTTACGGTTGAAGATCCTGTTACCGTTGAGTACATAACTCGTTACATTGCTGGTCTTCAGCAAAAGTACACTCAAAGTGGTGGGGTAAGGCCATTTGGTCTATCCACCTTGATAATTGGTTTTGACCCACACACAGGCGTGCCCTCACTTTATCAAACAGATCCATCGGGTACATTCTCAGCTTGGAAAGCCAATGCGACTGGTAGAAACTCCAACTCTACTCGGGagttcttggagaagaattacaAAGAAACATCTGGCCAGGAAACTGTAAAACTAGCAATACGTGCTTTGCTTGAA GTTGTCGAAAGTGGTGGAAAAAACATAGAAGTTGCTGTGATGACAAAAGAGCATGGGCTTAGACAACTTGAGGAAGCTGAAATTGATGCCATTGTTGCCGAGATTGAAGCAGAGAAAGCAGCAGCAGAAGCAGCCAAAAAGGCCCCGCTGAAAGAAACCTAG